In Candidatus Epulonipiscium viviparus, one DNA window encodes the following:
- a CDS encoding tetratricopeptide repeat protein, translating into MTMQQYKKAARKGDSHAQYYLGDCFYHGTNIPRDVTQAFLWYTKAAEQENSNAQYSLGVCYMNGTGVSKDFIQAAHWFQRAAINGNQRAQLNLGVCYMTGSGVEKDVNKAFEWFSKAADEEALKKLLDIGVYDLN; encoded by the coding sequence ATGACAATGCAACAGTATAAAAAAGCCGCTCGCAAAGGTGACTCACATGCTCAATACTATCTTGGTGATTGCTTTTATCACGGTACAAATATACCTCGTGATGTAACTCAAGCATTTTTATGGTATACAAAGGCCGCAGAGCAAGAAAATTCTAATGCTCAATATAGTCTTGGCGTTTGCTATATGAATGGCACAGGTGTTTCCAAAGATTTTATCCAGGCCGCACACTGGTTTCAACGTGCCGCAATCAATGGAAATCAACGAGCTCAACTTAATCTTGGTGTTTGCTATATGACTGGAAGTGGTGTCGAAAAAGATGTCAACAAAGCTTTCGAATGGTTTAGTAAAGCAGCAGACGAAGAAGCTCTCAAAAAATTACTCGATATCGGCGTATACGATTTAAACTAA
- a CDS encoding tetratricopeptide repeat protein — MEFENYQQAAKNGDIEATYQVGQCYFYGMGITQNTKKAHYWFQIAAKQGHVQAQVDLAMCYINGSGVKKNTQKAVFWFWEGVKQYYAPAQFNLGTCYANGLGVTQDLEEATFWYQAAAQQNNTDAQYHLGLCYENGVGIEQNLNEAIFWFIKSATHNNIQAQAHLGVCYMAGVGVLPDNKLALYWFNKAATQGEITAQYHLGLCYENGIGVQQNFDTAIFWFKKAALQGDIFAQNSLGVMYSYKEDDAASQSAAIKWFTIAAQQSNSSAQLNLGLHYLNSTGSDPNFEKAAYWFYEAAQLGNADAQNNLALCYLHGNGVIRDVEQAAFWFTKAATAGVAKAQFYLGTLFEEGLGVEINFDTANYWFLEASKQGHVEASFKLGAVVNMDNVWMRIARYI; from the coding sequence ATGGAATTTGAAAATTATCAACAGGCGGCCAAAAATGGTGATATAGAAGCAACCTATCAAGTAGGTCAATGCTATTTTTATGGTATGGGTATAACTCAGAATACAAAGAAAGCACATTATTGGTTTCAAATAGCAGCTAAGCAAGGTCATGTTCAAGCTCAGGTCGACTTAGCTATGTGCTATATAAATGGTTCTGGCGTCAAAAAAAATACTCAAAAAGCTGTTTTTTGGTTTTGGGAGGGTGTAAAACAATATTATGCGCCTGCTCAATTTAATTTAGGAACCTGCTATGCAAATGGATTGGGTGTTACTCAAGATTTAGAAGAAGCCACATTTTGGTATCAGGCCGCCGCGCAACAGAACAACACCGATGCGCAATATCATCTTGGCCTTTGCTACGAAAATGGCGTAGGTATTGAACAAAATTTAAATGAAGCTATATTTTGGTTTATAAAATCTGCCACTCACAATAACATCCAAGCTCAAGCGCATCTTGGAGTATGTTATATGGCTGGGGTCGGCGTCTTGCCAGATAATAAGTTAGCATTGTATTGGTTTAACAAAGCCGCGACACAAGGCGAAATAACTGCTCAATATCATCTTGGCCTTTGCTACGAAAATGGTATAGGAGTTCAACAAAATTTTGATACGGCAATTTTTTGGTTTAAAAAAGCTGCTCTACAAGGAGATATCTTTGCTCAAAATAGTTTGGGGGTTATGTATTCTTATAAAGAAGACGATGCCGCTTCTCAATCTGCGGCAATCAAGTGGTTTACAATAGCAGCTCAGCAAAGTAATAGCAGTGCACAACTCAACCTAGGTCTGCATTATCTCAATAGTACAGGAAGCGACCCCAATTTTGAAAAAGCAGCATATTGGTTTTACGAAGCTGCACAACTTGGCAATGCTGATGCTCAGAACAACTTAGCTTTATGCTACCTTCATGGAAACGGAGTTATTAGAGATGTTGAACAAGCCGCATTCTGGTTTACTAAGGCCGCTACTGCCGGAGTTGCCAAAGCCCAATTTTATTTGGGAACACTGTTCGAAGAAGGTTTAGGTGTCGAAATTAATTTTGATACGGCAAATTATTGGTTTTTAGAGGCTTCTAAACAAGGTCATGTCGAGGCTTCTTTCAAATTAGGCGCTGTCGTTAATATGGATAATGTCTGGATGAGAATTGCAAGATATATCTAA